Below is a genomic region from Salvelinus fontinalis isolate EN_2023a chromosome 2, ASM2944872v1, whole genome shotgun sequence.
tgtgggaggaggggaggacaggtgACTCAGCACTTGAGGAGGATGCACTTATACCAAGGACAACGCCGCGCCAACACGTTCATATAGGACCAAATCAATTTGATGAATCCACTGACAACCATATCCTGGTGTTTTTCAGTAACTGGTGCTTGATACAGAATGACAGTACGTTTGATACAGAATGACACTACCTGGACATAATATGCTCAGGCCAAATCATTTAAAGGTCATCATATTACATGGTACAATACTGGATGGGAATACCTCCACACATATCTTTCTAATGTATATGATAcaaattagtgtgtgtgtgtgtatgtgtgtgtgtgtgtgtgtgtgtgtgtgtgtgtgtgtgtgtgtgtgtgtgtgtgtgtgtgtgtgtgtgtgtgtgtgtgtgtgtgtgtgtgtgtgtgtgtgtgtgtgtgtgtgtgtgtgtgtgtgcgcgtgtgtgtgtgtgtgtgtgtgtgtgtgtgtgtgtgtgtgtgtgtgtgtgtgtgtgtgtgtgtgtgtgtgtgtgtgtgtgtgtgtgtgtgtgtgtgtgtgtgtgtgtgtgtgtgtgatatggatTACCAGCaagcgggaggaggaggaggaggaggaggaggaggtgggggaggtGGCCAGGGGCTTAGATGTCCTTCAGTTAAACCAGTGAGAAACTGTCGTGCTGCCTCTAGGATGAAGTGATCATAACAAGCAGTCAGCCAGGAGGAAGAGCTGCGTAGAGTGGTGCTGTTTCCACGACGATTCCAAAGCTGAGGAGACACGTCGCACAAGACCAAGCAGAATCAATAGGAAAACGGTTTCTCCCACCGACAGGTAGGCTAAGGCAGGCGAGGAGTAAAGTATTTTTTCGATAGTGGAAAATAAACAAATGGACACAGATAGCAAACTACGCAgtagggatgttgtggtgttacaTCTTGTCATTCCCGTTATTTGGTTTAAAGCTAATCAAACATGGTTTTACAGTAGCCCATCTTTGCATTTTTTCAAATCTTAATTATTTTGTTGTTAAATGATTAGTTGATAGTTGAGTTTGTCAGGTTTGGTCATCGTTTTACTGAAAGAAAGTCAGTCGGTTGTAGGTTTGTAGCTGATAGTCTCAAGTAGCCTACATTGTTATACATCTAACAAAGCGATTAGTAAACTCTGAAATGTGTTAAACTTGTCTGTAACTCATTTTCTATCAAATACTTAAACGGAAGTTCATAAGAAAATACCATATTTAGGATTTAATCAGGTATTGTTATGCATGCCTAGCGTTATCCAATCGCTAGATAGGCTATAATAGCTTAATATTTCACAGGCTGTGTCATACATCACACCAATCCTTGAACCTCCTTAATTAGGCGAGATGCTCCACGCCACGTCATTGAATACAAACTATGTTATGGACAGACTAGACCGTTTTTGATCAGTGGTGGTTGATCTTACTCCCTTTTGAGGGAAATATTCTCTTTAGTGCTATAGGCAATAGGGAAACATTCTCTTTAGTGCTGTAGGCAATAGGGAAACATTCTCTTTAGTGCTATAGGCAATAGGGAAACATTCTCTTTAGTGCTATAGGCAATAGGGAAACATTCTCTTTAGTGCTATAGGCAATAGGGAAACATTCTCTTTAGTGCTATAGGCAATAGGGAAACATTCTCTTTAGTGCTATAGGCAATAGGGAAATATTCTCTTTAGTGCTATAGGCAATAGGGAAACATTCTCTTTAGTGCTATAGGCAATAGGGAAACATTCTCTTTAGTGCTATAGGCAATAGGGAAACATTCTCTTTAGTGCTATAGGCAATAGGGAAATATTATCTTTAGTGCTATAGGCAATAGGGAAATATTCTCTTTAGTGCTATAGGTAATAGGGAAACATACAAATGCCACATTATTTAAAAAACTGGTCTTCATGTTGTATGGTTCACTGAACCCGTTTGTCTCTCGCTCCGCTGTCCAAGGTCCTGATTATAGCCGGCTAGCTGAACGTATCGCAGGTTGAAGAAATGGCTATCAAGTCAAACTCCCTGCCATTGGtctgtgcatatttagcggctaCCCTGATTGGTCGCATTTTGTGTTTGGAGGGGGCGTGTCTACAGGACGGTAGACAGAAGATCACGCCCAGCCAGGAACCTCACCTGAAAGAGTGCACAATCTAtgctgagagtgagtgagagcacTGTGCTTTTTAAAGACAACAACATGCATCatcaaaccatgataaagagagaAAACTGCTGTTGGAAGTTTACTATCTAAATCCTCAATCCTCCTATGAGATGAGGTGTCTCCCCATGGTCATAATCTATCCATATCTGTTCTCTCATCAGATGCATGTTGTTCAGAGGTTGACATCCAGGACCTTAATCCCATGACCAGTGAGAAGAACAGCCCCTGGGACAAGTGTGGGAAACTGAGCCCGAAGTAAGTCTGCAATTTACAGCGGCCTTTGATCATGATATAACCAATATTTTCAACCTATCACATCAAAGCCAACAGAGACAAAAGCATTGCACTGctggagcatggtggtggcagcatcatgctggtctaccctctctctctctcccatccatcTCTATGTCCAGGTGTGAGGACTTCCTGAAGCGTGTGACCTGTTTCTACCGTTGTTCCCCTGATGCAGCCCGCTGGCCACACTCTCACCTCCAGTCCTCCATGCAGGCCGTGCCACTGTGCCACAGCTTCTGCCGTGACTGGTGAGCTCACTACAATAACCTAGGGTCCCCAATGTAAACTGTACTGAAGGCTCTGCGCTAATCACATCATCCAGCAGTATCAAATGTTGATCTGTCATCTGGTCATTGCAACATAACATTTTTCTTCAGGTATGAGGCCTGCAGGATGGACATGACATGTGCTCGTAACTGGGCCAGAGACCCCAGAGGACAGAACTGCACTGGGAACTGTGTGCCGTATCAGCAGGTAGGCTGTTGATTGGATGGGCAGCAGCCAGTCTCATGGGAGGGAGCCATGTTGAGTTGGCTGTAATGCTGTGTTGAGCTGTGTTTTAACCTtgctataaatatatatttttttcaaaaagAGATATTTAGACTCAATGATTAATTTCTTTGAGGAAGTTAAGAACCATCCTAGTCTCTTTCTCCAGCTGTGTCTCTTATAATAGAGCTGTAGGAAGATAGAGAAACCTGGCATGCAAGGCTAGGTTAGCAAATAATCATGGTAGTATAGCTGAGTCAGTGTTAGTTGTACTGGTACTGCTGGTCTCAGTGATCAGTGAGGGATTAAGGACACAAAGCCTGGCTAAGTGGAATAAAGGAGGGGCTCTGccaggggcggactgggaccagaaatcggcCCTGGCATTTCTAACAAACCTGCCAATTTTTTTCCTCGAGGCCCCCACACTGGCCCATTTCTTTCCTCGAGGCACCCACACTGGCCCATTTCTTTCCTCAAGGCCCCCATTATTAGCCAGATAATGATTATTTTGCACAAAAAGTCCAAGTTAGACAGGCCCAATGTGATAAAAAATGGTCCAGCCTATCTGGCATTTGCTCAGAATGCCAGATGGCCAGTCCGCCCCTGGGCTCTGCTCTGTACTGCTCCACTGGACAGAGGAGGATATAAAAAGAGGCAGAGTGACCCAGGGCTTGTGCACAGCTGGGACCAACTGTGAACCTCCcagtcacacacaaacatgcacgcacaccagaggaggctgatggGAAGAGATGTATGGGGAcgtgctcattgtaatggctgtattggaatgaatggaatggtaccaaacacatcAAAAAAGAAcggttccattgattccattccagccattacaatgagcacgTCCCACTATAGCTCCCCACACCAGccccctctgacacacacacacataatcagtGGTTGGATGTGATGATGAGAGGTGACaggagtgtgtgtatgtttatgtggAAGAGGCAGGCCAGGGAACCACAAATAtaccaaataaaaatctaattaTTGTGAGGCCATTCAATTAAAGTTAAGCTGTTCTGAATATGAGGGTCCTGCTACACAGAGACCTCCAAAACACCCCATAAGGAGGAGTCAGAATGTTTGAACAAACAACTCACATCTAATAGAAATATTGTTTACACAATAACAATATTTTCACAGATTTATGCTATTCATTAGTTTGACCCTTTGCTTAAGAGCAACTGACTTTGGAACTCAAATGAGGTTGGAAGCAATTTGTGTCCAGGCATTTTAATGACGGCTCTTTTAATGATCTTCAGCTGTTcaaaaaacaattattttaacatAGATAGTAAACAGTTTGTAGGTTAGACTGGAATGTTCAGTTTGATTCCTCATCAGACAAAGGAATTGGGAAGCTAACTGCACCTCACCCATTCACATGTCCTCCCTAATCGAGCTGACAATGCTTCAGTCTGCCTCAGGGCCACTGTACACAGCAGGCAGGCTGCAAATAAAtacacggaaacacacacacttgcacgttGGCTACTGCACTCACAtataggctacacacacacacaaacaaacacatgcacattCTGTACTCACATATaggctacacacacaaacacatgcacatactGCATTCACACATAagctaaacacacacaaaaacatttgtacatgcacacacaatactgcacacacacgtacaaaccATCAAAACGTTCCCCTGGCCCTTCTCCCAGGATCCTCTCTGGCTTTCTCCCTCATCGTCTGTAAGCTCTGTTGGCTCCTCTCCATCGCCTCACTGGCCACAGCAATGTTCTGGGGCTTCTTAACATCATCAACAAGGAAACCAACACTCTCTTCACGCTCTCCACTCAAACACTGGGTCTGAAATGGGCAGTGAAATGGGCAGTGACTCTGCACTAACATGCACTCCTGTGTTGCGATAacagcaggttgacgtttattgggatGAATCTTCTCCTTAAGGCAGAACTGAGCAATTTCCTCTAGATCCAGCCAACGGCAAAGTAAAAATATTGTCGATATTGTAAAACTTCATGAAAACAaatgtaaggttagggttaggcactaGGGTTAGGCACATGACCATGGCCGCCCCAGGAGAGGAAGCTAGTAATAAGACCAGCTAGTAGCTATCTGCTGCACAGCAACAGTGCTGTCCTTCTAACACAGTGAATATAGCAGTGCTTCCTAAATGTTCTGAGTGACTAATTCACTCCTTAtccctcagacagacaggatgagagagggggagaggagagaggagaggggggagggaggagagaggagagggggagggaggagagaggagagttgtaACGGTAGCATTTCTTACAAAGTGGTGATGACTCACTCCCCAGAGAATCAGAGcttacagatataggatcttaatttgacctataatgtcacagcaaaataatcatTCAGCAACAGGATTTAAATGCTTAGTCCATAATGTAGCTGGAGCTGTGGTTAAGCTATtatctggccaaaagtaggctacatgaaaagtgtaatactgttaatataattgTGTGTTAGATTGTGTTTACAGTTCATTTAAATAAGAAAgctcatctgcattgcttgcggtgcaggaaaattctcagcaacaaaagagtgatcaaattaagatcctacatctgtaaacgCGTAGACCCACGGTGTCAGTACCATTCTACTAATAAGCTTTTCCAATATCAAGCTTTTCTGAGAAATGTAGGCTTAGACTTCATTATGTTTTTTTTGGCCCTAGAACCTGAATTTGGATTAAAGTGAAGGGGAAAACATATTTATTTCCCGCAATCAGCTGGCTTTTAGATGAAAGATGAAGCATGACCTTGTGTGCTGGTCCCCCGTGTCTCTAAAAGCCTTTCTCTGTATGATGAGGGCACTAATGGATGGATGAGAGAGAAGTGGGAGTGGCAGCTGCTGCCTGGCAAATGCTATGTTTTTTCAGAAAAGGTACATCTTAGTGTAATCAATAGTCCCAATTAAAATGAGTGCCTTAATCAGAGATATAATTTGCAACACACAGAAAAGATAAGGGTCATATTGAATCTAATGTCAAACTACACCTCCAATGATTTGCTCTTTGCTACCACAGATGTACCAGCACGGCCGGGACCTGTGTGAGAGCCTGTGGGGGGACGCCTTCATGAcggtggaggatgaggaggaggaacggGAGGGGGGTGAAAGTATTAGCAATGGTAAGGGTGGACGTCCCTGTGGATGCCTGACCCTCAGCCCCTCGGACAGGGAGGTGATCTCTGCCCTCAGGGCCCTGGAGGAAGACCCAGAGGAGCTGGACACCACCAAGAGTGGCTTGCCTCATTACCGTGCCCCCTGTCACACGCAGCCCCAGACCAAGCCTGCCACACTGCCCCCGCAGGCGCGGAGGAGCAACGGCAACATTGTGATGCGGAAACGCTCAGTCGTGGTGGATGATGTGGAGGGTAGTGGGAGTGGGCTGTAGATGAACTGACAGAATCTGATCTCTGAATCTGTAGCACTGTTCCCAAGCTGGGGTTGTCATATCTTGCTCTTATAACTAACCTTACCTCACATACTGTACCTCTCATCATTACGCACCATTATAACCCATCAATCAAATGTTGCTTAGAGACGCTCCATATTTTGAAGTAATACCAAACATATAAACCATTATGACATGACATGCCCTTAACACTGTGTAAATAATGTACGAATAGTGACATTGACTGTAACATTATTCTGAAAGGTTAAACAATCAACAGATAACATCAAAGTGTATGACATCATGTTGTATTACAGTCTGTTGTTACATGGTACTTGGCCCAGGGACTGCAGTTGAAAATGAGCCGGCTGACTAAAACTTTTATACAGTAGTAATGTTGATTAATgtccactgtccctgtaaaagtaaatgtaataaagtaaAGTAGTTGCTAAAACAGGTGACACCATTCATGATCGCCATCAATGTTTGGCATGTAATTGTCAGTCATGTATGCTCATTATAAACATATGTAGTCTTGCAGCTACATTAGTAGGCCTACAAATGAAAATATCGATCACCTTGTGAGGCGCCTGGGACTGCCTCGGTGCATATCATACTGTAGAGTTGTATTTACTCACCAGTAGACTGCAGTAGTTTCTAAACTGTATTGTGTAACTTTGCCATCAGACTAGGCATACAGGAGATATACATATCCATACTGAAGCGTCCAAAATTCCTCTATTCCTCAATCCTAAACACCTTTTTTAGACATACCTGTACAACTGTCAACACGCTTGGCATATTTTACTATCGTGATATAACGTAATGTACTACTGTCTTCTTGTCATGAAATGTTTGAtagtggaggagggaggtagggtgTTTGTGATGGTGGTGCACAGCCACATCATTAGAGTGGTTGCCATCCTGCAATCATAGGAGTCAGTCAGCTGTTAAAAATGATGAAGTATTCTTTATAGCTGGAGGAAGTCTTGAATTTCAGAAAGAGAATCTGCGCAAAGGACAGACTTAGACTGCTGATGTAGAAACATGACTCATGCCAGTAAGGCTTTTGTGTTAGTTTGATAATGCATCAGAACTCTATTCAGGCAATGTGCTGTGATGTAGAATTAGAGCCAAACTCTATAGAATGTCTATAGAATGGAGGACCTAAAGGGAACCTGTTTGTCTGAGTGTGATAAGAATACCTATTTGGTGTTCTTTTGTTTCTTGACATCCTCAATAAACACTGGATTTCAAAATCATCCCATTGgtattttctattgtgttgttaTTAGAGCCATTGCCAGATCAAAATACATAGCAAAtatgtgttctgtgttctccATATGCAGCACTGTCCAACCGTTTGACCTGTCACCTCAGGATAAGAACACTGTGTATTCCAAGGATGATGTCATCACCAAACATGGCCGCAGGGTCAGTCCACCTCTGATGTTCTCACCAGTCCAGCTCAAGCTGGCAGACAGCTTGACAGTTTGATTATGGGAGTGAATAAATATAGTATATGTATTGTTCAAATTACAAAGGCGCCACACCAGCAGTTACACCGCTAACCAAGGTTTTCCCAGCCAGCCCCAGAGTTCACTGCTACAGCCGTAGTGGACGGACAGTTCAAAGAGGTCAAGCTGTCCTACTACAGAGGCTTCGCTTTGGTGTGAAatcaactacacacaaacacaaaaagtACATTCAAACTCAACATTTCTCAGACTTAAATCTTTGCTTAGCTATACACATCCCATGGTGT
It encodes:
- the LOC129826146 gene encoding riboflavin-binding protein-like; protein product: MAIKSNSLPLVCAYLAATLIGRILCLEGACLQDGRQKITPSQEPHLKECTIYAENACCSEVDIQDLNPMTSEKNSPWDKCGKLSPKCEDFLKRVTCFYRCSPDAARWPHSHLQSSMQAVPLCHSFCRDWYEACRMDMTCARNWARDPRGQNCTGNCVPYQQMYQHGRDLCESLWGDAFMTVEDEEEEREGGESISNGKGGRPCGCLTLSPSDREVISALRALEEDPEELDTTKSGLPHYRAPCHTQPQTKPATLPPQARRSNGNIVMRKRSVVVDDVEGSGSGL